The genome window gagagagaggagtagaAAAATGAACAGAGACCTCTCAAAAGGAGCTTTGCAAGTGATAAAAAAGCAGAGGAAGATAAGATTGATCTGAGCTTGGATTGTTCGTTCTTTGTTCGACTTCTTTGGATTGATTTGTGTTCAAGAGTCACTGTTTTTATAGATAGAGAGAGATATGCTTCTATTTGACCTATAATGGAGACGCCACCAGCGGAGGAGCTTCTAAGGAAGATCGAAGACTTGGAGGCGGCACACGCGCACCTTCAAGATGAGATGTCTAAATTTAAAGTCTCCGATGCTAACCGTTGGGAGCAGCAtaagcaacagcaacagcaacgGCAGAGGTCGCATTCCATGTCGCCGCAACGGTCGGGGCCGAGGAGGAGAGGCGGTGGTATAGAAGTAGATTCTATCGCCGGCTGGAAGAAGAATTCGGCGTCGTTCAGGCATTCTTCTCCACTTCAAAGAGAAAGCAGGGGAAGTCACGATACAGTGAATGATGTGAATAATGCTAGTGACGGAGGAGCTAATAGGGGCGGTGGAGGTAATAGTGGACCTTCTGCTGTGAATTTCACTGATAGACAGTACTTGAATATATTGCAGTCCATGGGACAGTCTGTGCACATATTTGACCTTACTGGACGCATCATCTATTGGTGAGTATTGCTCGTCTTGTTTTCTGATAATTTTGTATCTCGTTCTTTATCCAATTGTGATTAATTGTTTTTTGGCCCCTGCCTTGTGTTCTTAATTTCGTTAGAATGATAATCTCTCAACATGAAAATAATGAGATTCTAATTATGGTTAAGAGGGCTTAGTCCAAATTGGTATTCTTAGGATTTGTCCAATTTTTGCAGGAACCGAACAGCTGAGCACCTTTACGGTTATTCTGCGGCGGAGGCTTTAGGCCAAGATGCCATTTACCTTCTGATTGATCCCCAGGATTTTTCCGTGGCAAATAATATAGTCCATCGCGTTTCTATGGGTGAGAGCTGGACAGGGCAGTTCCCTGTCAAGAACAAACGCGGGGAGAGATTCATGGCAGTTGCGACCAATACTCCTTTCTATGATGATGATGCTACTTTAGTTGGAATAATATGTGTATCTAGTGATTCACGGCCCTTTCAAGAAATGAAGGTTGGATTTTCGGGTGGAAGGAACTTGGAAACAGATTCAAGCTTTAGCCAGCCTAGAAATCTAGTAACGAGTACACTTGGTCTTGATCCTCAGCAGCCTTTACAAGTTTCGATTGCatcaaaaataacaaatttgGTTAGTGTCTTAGTTTAGTTTTGTTGTTCCTATGATATATTGAAATGTGTTGTATCTTAACTGTTGGAATATCAAAACAGGCATCCAAGGTGAGCAACAAAGTCAAGTCAAAGATTCGGACAGGAAACAATGTCATGGATCTTGAAGGAGGGAGTGGAGGTAGCCATCAGTCTGATCATGGATTCTCTGATACTGCTCTCTCAGACCACAGGGAGGATGCTAATTCAAGTGGAGCTAGTACCCCAAGAGGAGATGTACATCCATCTCCTTTTGGTGTATTTTCACATGTAGATGAGAAAACACCAGTTAAACCCTCCGGGGTTTCTGGTGACGAAGGTGATGGAAAGCCTGCAATTCACAAGATTATTACCTCCAAGGCAGAAGAATGGATTGGTAAGAAGGTTTCATGGCCCTGGAAAGGTAATGAACGTGATGGGCAAGATGCAAGGATTACACGTTTTGCATGGCCCTGGTTGCACAATGATCAAGAGAATGAGTCAATGAATGACACGAGTCCTTCTTTTGGTGTCAAATTGGAAACCCAGTTGAATGAAAACAATCGACCCACCAATAATGAGGCCTCAGGCTCCTGGACGTCCTCGGCCAATGTTAACAGCACAAGCAGTGTCAGCAGCTGTGGCAGTACCAGCAGCAGTGCTGTTAACAAGGTGGACACGGACACTGACTGCTTGGATTGCGAAATCTTGTGGGAAGACTTGACTATTGGAGAACAAATTGGGCAAGGTAATCACCTTACAAACCTATGTGGTTAGCTGTGGTGTGTTTTTCATAAATAATTACTATAGCATTGTTAACCAGAATCACTTAAATTCTCTCAAAGATTCTAGAATTTAATCACTCTCTGAAGATTATGGCTATTTACATTGATATCATTACTACTATGTTCTTCTTGGTTATGATTCTGATACTTGGTTTTCTGCTTCTCTCTTCTGCTGCTGCAGGTTCTTGTGGAACTGTATATCATGGCCTGTGGTATGGATCAGTATGTTCTTTTGCTCTTCCTTTTCATAGCCTTGCTTCCAAGATTATGAACAAAAGCAATATGACGGATCTATATTAATCATTTACAAATGTCACATATGTTGGTTTCCATCAAGTCATGTAAAACATTAGTAGGATGAGATTGGAAATGATAGCTAGTAATATCTTGAATCGACTTCTCATACCATCTTGCAACGCATGCTTCTCTTTCATGATTCCATATCATCATCTAATACTTGGATATATGTCTCACAAATTAATCAGAACTTATGTTTGTACCTTCATTGTTTGACTCCATTTTAGTAAATTATAATGCCGCACTGTCTAGTgggatttttcttttctctttttatatGAAAAATGGAAAGAAGTTGCACAATACTGTCGTCATTTATTTTGTTCTGTCTAGTTGAATCCTGTCCATGTAATTGCAGGATGTTGCTATCAAGGTATTCTCAAAGCAAGAATATTCAGATGATGTTATACATTCCTTTAGACAAGAGGTGGGTTTTCTTATTCTCAAATTCTTTTTTTAGTCATATTCTGACAAAAACAGAATTGAATGCATGTTTATGTTTATATCGTTAATTCATTGCTTCCTGAAAAAGTTATTAACTCATTGCTTATTTTAAGTCAATCTGCTTTCGGACATGAATGGATCTCTCCCCTAACTCCCTCTTTTTTCAAGGCATTTTCTTGTGCTTTCTGTATGTATTCCTGTTATCTATCAgtgaataaaaatcaaaatatgatGTTGCCATTGGTTTTTTCTGTAGGTTTCCCTTATGAAGAGACTTCGACATCCAAATGTTCTGTTGTTTATGGCAGCTGTGACTTCGCCTCAGCGTCTCTGTATTGTTACGGAGTTCCTCCCCCGGTgtgtctttattttttgttttgaaaatacaCTGCTACAAACTATCCAACCTATCTTTTTACTGTGCCACCTAGAAAGAAGAATAACCTAAGGGGGGTGGTATTTAAATGACTTGATTTTGTTGGAttaaaatttcttaatttcattgtacTTCTTGGCTGACTGGCATCTCCTCTATTCCTTTGAAAATGTAGTGGAAGTTTGTTTCGCTTGCTACAGAGAAGCACTTCCAAACTAGATTGGCGACGACGCGTTCATATGGCCTTGGATGTAGTAAGTACTCAATTAGTTAGTATCACATATCCCTTTTGTTTTTATGATGTTAAGTTGGGTACTATCTCTCTTGTGGTGTAATTCATGTTATTTTACTAATTAATCTTCCCTTCAGGCACGGGGTATGAACTATCTTCATCATTGCAATCCACCCATCATTCATCGTGATTTAAAGTCATCGAATCTTCTTGTTGATAGGAACTGGACAGTGAAGGTCTGCCAGTAATTGTGCCAATGTCTTTCCTTCAAGTTTTATTTTTGGACTCTTTTGAAGGCTTTCTTTTGGATTCCCTTTTGGCTTTTGGCTTTAATTGAAGTGAAACTTAATCCAGTTCTCAGCTGCACAGGTTGGTGATTTTGGCCTGTCTCGTCTTAAGCATGAAACGTATCTCACAACTAAGACAGGAAGAGGAACGGTAAtataactgtttttttttttcatttactttTGGCTGGTTATTTCAGTATTGTCAGTCTAATCTGTTGAACCCCATTATGATTCATCTTTTATAGCCTCAATGGATGGCACCAGAAGTTCTTCGTAACGAACCCTCAGATGAAAAGCACGTGCAGCTCTTTGAACTTGATACTTTCTGTCAATGACTCTCCTCAATACTCTATGCTTGAGCTGACATTCATTTTTGCTGTCATGGAACAATCAGGTCTGATGTTTACAGCTATGGAGTGATATTGTGGGAGCTTGCCACTGAGAAGATTCCCTGGGATAGTCTCAACCCTATGCAGGTATaaattttgattgaaaaattTTCTCATAACATTCTCATTAACATGCTTAATAGATTTTTGTGATATTAATTTGAGATCTAATACACGTCTCTACTATAattttcttacatgtccaaaACCAAGAGTACTTTCTTTAGTAGCTTTCAacctatttattgttattagccGCCCAAATTCCCACACCCAAATATATAAACTGCTTATTGCTGGCAAGAATTATAAGAACATTCGAAATGAATTTAACGACACCTGTGAATCTAATGCATGCTGTTCTGTGCACATATGAACAACAGTTTGTTTATTATACTTTCAGGTGATTGGAGCTGTGGGGTTCATGAACCAAAGGTTAGAGATCCCAAAAGATGTGGATCCGCTATGGGCTTCTATAATCGAGAGTTGCTGGCACAGGTGCTTGAACTTTTTCCTTTATATTTGGtgctttctttaaaaaaaaaatctatttgtCCCCCCCTTCAattgctctttcttttttaagaGGAAACCAGACTCTGAGTGGTTGGTCAAGATATGCTCAAACAAAATTCCGTGTGATTATTATTATGAACTTATGAAACTGAATTTGACCTGGAGGGTTTTCCATCatgaatttggttttttttatagaatGGATCACAGCTGTGGCCAGTAGGTAGCTGAGGTTGGTCATGATCCAATGGTCCATGGACtatttattggttttgaataatATTTGCGTCCCTCTTATCTTTTGGGTGTCTATTTTAGTGGTCAAGGTACTTTAAAATGCGAGAGTAGTTTAGGTGGGCAAAGTTATTGATAGCGATGTTTATTATATTCAAAGACTTGAGCTTTTGTTTTATCCCTCCTCCGTTTGCATAGTTGCACACTTTGACTGTGACTGTGATTGTGACCAATGTGTGGATGTGAACCAGTGATGCACACTGTCGGCCAACCTTCCAGGAAATTCTGGAAAAGCTTAAAGATCTGCAGAGGCAATACGCCATTCAAATCCAGGCGGCCAGGTCCATAGCTGGGGATAGCACCCAAAAGGAGCGATAGAACCTAAACATTTGCTTGGCTTGTGTTGTTCATCAAGCCACTAAAACTGATTGCCGACCTCTAGTTTTCTGGGGCAGCAGACtaagaaagtgaagaaattgCGAGAGGAGGGTGCACATTCGAGTTCCCTAATATTGTGCAGATTGGTCAATTCGTGTGATGCTTGTTTATTATTACAACACTAgaatcttgaaaaaaaaatcggcCAGTGGTGCTGTGTGATTCAGAGTTGCAgttggtggggggggggggggtggtggTTTCTGCCCTTTTGTGATATTATATTTATACCACAGAATGTTGCTAGGTCCACGTAGAAAAGCTGTACAGTATATGATTTTTCAAATGGTTACATGTAGAGTGAGATtgatttgttgtttcttttctgCATTGtctaatttaaaatttaaatggcCATTCTTATCACATCAAGCTTATTTTGTTTTGGGGTAACACCAAAATTAGCAGGAAGAAGTATGGACTCTTGACGGGAACAAGTATAGACTCAGAAGTTTTTGTATCGGAGGGAGtttgtttttttgattttattgtTGTATTGTAACTTACAGCAATAAAACGTCTTGCCTTGGAAAAAAATCCCTTCACAATGATGGACATATCTACCTCTTGAACACGAGTTGAATCGTGCTGGCGATCTTCGACACGGTCGGTGAGCTTGTCGAAGGCTTTGCTCTGTTGCTGTTGTAAGTCCTTTGAATCCACCACTCTCTCCACACCTCCTTCATCTGCACCCTCCATGGCTCTCTCCTCCTACTATTCTTCCTCTTCTGAGTGAAATTAGGGCACAGTCTCTTCAGACTGAAAGTTTCTCCTACTGTAATTGATTAATCACTTAATGGGAAGGAAGCCCTTGCTTCTAATCTAAGCTTGTAGTTGTAGGTGATTGCGGAAGCCCAATGCCCACAATCGTGTTGGGCAAAAAAGCGCATACGCTATTAAGGTACCTGGGCTTAGCCCAATTTGTTTTTACTTGGATCCAAATACACAAGCCCAGTTCTAAGAAACACAACGGACTCAAAAGGACGAATCTGGGCCCAAGTAAGGTACTTTGGGGTTTGGGCGAAGATTAAAAGCCCATAACACTTCCCCTTGAAATGACTTTTTAGTCTTAGCCCACGTAAGTTTTCATACGAGCCCAGATTAAAAGCTCACATTGTGTGAACCAGAGACCAGAGTTTTCATGGTCTTCTTTTTTGCCCATTGTTAGCCACAGATTTTTCATGTAAATATCCACTTACACATGAGTTCCTAAACCATTCATTGTAGTATAACAAAACACTACATAATTGAACTTCACAATAAGTAAAGCATTTCATTACAATTTTCATCAAAAAGAATAAGCTTAATTGGTAACTTAAGAAGACATCAATTGGCTTGGCAGCATCCATTTCTTTGAAAATGAAGAGCTTAATCAATTCATAGCCAAGCTGGCAGCCAATTCTTGCCATCTACGAAGTCTATGGACATGAAATTCTCAGCCTCTTCTTCAGTGAGTTGCTTCGACCAGGGAGCACGCTGGTCGGTCTCAGCTCCAGGTCCACGGCAATGGTATTCTGCTTGGTACATGTTACTGTTTTCATTTCACAGCGTCAGTAATTCGTTAGTGGTAGAAGATATAACCAATTGAGCTATTGTTCCGTGGTTGCCAGAATCATAATATAATTAAGTGCAAGGAATATTAGAATGTCTTACTCTGTGGGGCCATCATAACTCCAGTTGGTCCAGCCCATGGGCACAATTGTTCTAGACAGGTAAGTCTTGGCAAAAATGGTCCTGGAGTAGGCACCTTTTGCTCTTCCCAGGTAAACATCGCCAATACCATAAACCTTCCCTTTCACAAAAACAAACCCACTATTATCAGTTGGGTCTTCCCTATTCTGAGCCGTGATTGACCCATGAATCGACACTCTCTTGTCAGCAATAACAAAGATCTCACAATTCTGCATCCACAAAAACAATGCTTATATACGTTCAGTTTTGATCAAATTAATATCCTCAGTTTGTAAGTCGGCTGAATCTTACTTACATGAAACATGGACCGGCCGCGGCCGAAGATGAAGTCAATTGAGCCCTGAATGTAGCAGTTGTCATAGTAATGTCTCCCTTTGTAATCAAAGAGTGTGTTGTGGGTGCTGTAGAATGCACAATGGTAGAATGCATTCATGTCCGCGCCTACGAATGCTGCCACTGACTGATTTTGCGAGGTGTAGGCAACCCCAGTTGGAGCCTCATTCTATAACAGTTGAAACAACACgaagaaataataaaatcagTATCAAAAGCTAGGCTTAATTCAGGGAGAAGATAGAAACAAAGAGGGAACAAGTTAAGATGATCATGTAGATAATGTAATTCCATGCGCATTAATCTTATTCTTTAGTTGagtgtcattttttttatggtaaCCGACGAATCAAGCACTCAGAGGACAGCTGAGTGAGCGTGAATTTTGGACTGTAAGAACAGTTTGCACCAAATTGACGACAGGTAAGATTTGGTCGAAGGTGAAAATTGAGCTCCTAATGCCTCCCAAGAAGTGAGTCAAAAGCCCACGAGATCAGGAAAATCATTGACCTTAGTAACATGCATCCATCCTAAGCCTAGAGATATAACCAACTAGCTATTGTTCCATAGTTTTGTTGAGTGTCAATGATTCAACAACAAACCATATCTTATGTTTCCTCTAAAATCCACCAAGATTTTCTTACAGTTGTTTAATTAGAATTTCTGAAACCATAACCCTAATCATTTCATTTCAtgtattctattaatataatatatagcaGAGGAACAAAAGGATGGTTATTTACCTTGAAGCTAATACCGAAGGCAATGAAGTGAGGGGCTTCAACACGAAAAGTTGCAGATTCAATGTTATCAGATGAACTTTGAGACCAAACAATGGCCGTCCTTCCTCTTCCGTTCCCTCTTAGAAATATATATGGCTTATTCACAGGAATCAGAACCTTTTCTCTGCCAACCAAGAGTCCAGAAAAATCGCATAATTAGACAGTGTTTGGTGAGCAGGTATTCGGGTGATAACAATTTCTATTGCATTAGATGCCattcaataataaaataataataataataaaaaagggtATGTGGTAAAAAGACTACATTCATAATTCATCGTTCAAGCCTCCATGCAACCATGAAAGCTAGAGCAAGATATTTCCCAATTACCTGTAAACTCCTTTCCTTACATGGATGATAACCCAATTACCATTTCCTTCAGGAACGGCGTCAATGGCGGCTTGGACGGATTTAAAATCACCATCGCCATTAATATCAACCTTAAGCGTGCGATTAGTGGCGATTTTTTGTGTCAACAAAGGGGAGTCGATCACGGCTGGTAGCACCGTTGGCGTAGAGGCACCATTAACATGGCTCAAATGAGAGGaggcaacaacaacaaaaatggcAGCAAAGGCAACATGGATTGCTCTGACATTGGGAGGCCAAGAAATGGAAGCCATTGCTATAGAAATGCGAAGAGAGTTGCTGGAGCTTTAAATGATTTTTGATGGGGAGAATTCTTTGGCGTTTAATTAGCTGGGGAGGGAAGATTAGTTGCCTTTGAATTGGAGGGTACACTTTGTGTGGTTGGTGTGGAATTgttctgtttctttttgttgtattttcaattttgttgtcATAATTAGCAACTAATTTGGTAAGATTTACTTAAAATGAAAGGGTATTCATGACCATTCTTTTAGGGGGTAAACAATAGTACTTACTCAATCCGAGATACCCCACACGTGAATGTCATATGAGCTATTCGTTTTAGATTCATTGTATTGCATGCCTTTAATCCGGATGGGTTGGATACCAATAGAATATCTCATATACAAATTTAGGtggttttgagattttttgattatttttacaTTAGTTGGTTAGCTCGTTTGGTAAGTTAGTTATAAGTTTTTGGATCGAATTGAAATAATTGGTCTTATATTAaaatttctttgtttgaatGAGATGTAAGGACAAAATAACCTGCAACTCCAATAAATTAAAACCTTCACATGCCAagcttttgacaaaaaaaaaagaaggaaaagtatGAATCCCTTTTCTCATACCCAATAAAGCAGTTTGATTtacatattatttttagttttgtgagtattttattttatttttgaaatacgattgaaatttttatttttcattggaatcgaattttGGGTATGCATATACCTAACCTAATCTATTGTCAATCGAGTAACCATGTAATAAGAAATTCTTTTTAAATGTAGAAAAAACTTTTGTAAATTCTGATAAGTGGTAAGATATTAACGTCGTGAAATAAACTTGTTCCCCGGCTAATCTCAGGCAATTGAATCAATAAAATGACCAACTTGAATCCTCATGTGTTATTAAAAGTAAAAACTAGTTGCAATTGAAGTGTtatttacattattattattattataaatacaGTTGCGAACCAAACACGAAAACAATTTTTCTGTGACCCGGAAATAACGCCGCATATATGTTGGCAATTTGGCATTCCTTATCCCGCAACGCAAGAGAGTCTGATGAGGCCTACAGGCAAGGCAAGGCAACAACATAATTTATCGTCGTTATCTTTTTACGCAATTGCAGGTATCGACTATCAAGTGCTTTAATCGCCGTCCATTTAAAGATCAGCAAAATCTGTCACAGCTAGGACCCACCATCACCGTTGATCAGATCACTACCAGGCCCAACTAGGACCCACCATCCGCTGTCCAGTAAAAGTCCAAATTCtactaaaaagttaaaaacaaaaagaatttaTATGTCATTCTCGTTTGTTGGTTCGTTCTCCAAACTCACATGTCGCTCGCCGTCACCCCAGAACCCCAAAACCCCACCAACGGTTCCGAGATTGAAGAGATAAAAATGGCCTTCAACAAATTCGACGTCGTATCAGATGCGTCGGATCACCATTACTTCGTCGACAAGCACAGCACCAAGAAATCAACCGGTCAAGATTGCTTCGTCAATGCTGCTAGTAGCGTCTACAAGAAGGTCATTCAGGAGTGGCGGATCCTCGAGAGAAACCTCCCGGAGTCAATCTTCGTTCGGGTCTACGAGAATCGCATCGATCTTCTCCAGGCAGTGATTATCGGAGCCGCCGGTACCCCGTATCACGATGGACTCTACTTCTTTGACTTAGCCTTCCCGATCGATTACCCGCACCGTCCTCCTCTCGTGCACTACCATTCATTCGGTATGAGGATCAACCCGAACCTGTATGAGAACGGGCGGGTCTGCCTGAGCCTGCTGAACACTTGGAGCGGCAAGAAGTGCGAGAAGTGGAACGCGAATGAGTCGACGGTTCTTCAGGTTTTAGTGTCAATCCAAGCCCTGGTTCTCAACGAGAAACCGTATTACAACGAACCGGGTGTGTTGTCGGGTCGGGTCAAGTGGGATAAGAAGTCCATGGCTTATAATGAGAACGTGTTTGTCTTGTCTTGCAAGACAATGCTGTGTCTATTACGCAACCCTCCAAAGAACTTCGAGGATTTCGTTGCAGGGCATTTCAGAGAACGAGCAGAGGCGATAATTTCAGCCTGTAATGCCTATATGAATGGCCGTGCCATGGTAGCGTACTACAGAAACGACGGTGGTGATGGGTCGTCCTCATTGGGGAAGAAGAAGGTCTACGTGTCGGACAAATTCAAGGGTTTGGTGGACAAATTGTATCCTCAGCTGGTGGCGGCGTTTACAAAGAATGGAACTCCGTTGAGTATTTTCTACGATCAGGCGAAGGTCGAGATTAAAGCTGGGTCTTTCAATGATAATCATCCTCGTGTGGTTGTGAAGAAGAAGGGGACAATTGGGATCCTGAAGAGGGTTTTTGGGAGAGTAAAGGTGTTTCTGGGACTGAACAAGAAAGCTGATCAGGGAAGCCGAAACGACGTCAAAAAGGAGTCTTGAAGGGACCCAGCTGGGATTTTCTCTGTTATTTAACGCCACTTTAGACAAGGAAAATAAGAGAGTAGGATTCGCAGAAGGAGAGTACGAAAAAGGGACTTATTTTACTCTTCTTTGACTATGATTAGTTAGGGTTTCTGGTGTTCTAAAGTGATGGTATAGATGGGATGCTCTGTGTAAGAATGCTTTTGATATGATGGTATATAAAAGAATGGGATTAAAGAGTTGCTGTGCCTTCTTTCCTTGATGCTGCCTTTTGTGGTTAAGCTTTTGTGTTCGATGTTACTTGCAAGCCAAGCATACCAGAAGGCATAAAGGTCACAATAGCTTAAGCTTATTGTCAATGGAAACAGACACTaaaatggaagggaaaaaagaGGGAGAGAAACTTCATTGATCAGATGAACAATAGATAGAGTGTCAATTTCTTTAATCAACGTTTATTTGCAAGTGAATTAAGCTTAGTTCTGAAACTTTTTGTATACCCATTGGGTAAGGCCCATATTGGAGGTCGTGCTAGGATTGGGCCTGGCCTTAGGGGTATTGGTATCCAGTCCAACTTCACCAACAATCGAACCAATCTATTTGGAAAATTTGAGTTTTGAGCTTGTTGAAAATACTAGAAATATTTTCTCCTATCATTAATATCATAGTTTTATCAACACAGACACAGACAGGTTTTTTTTAGGAGTATGGAGATTTTGATTTGATAAATATGGCATCATTGTTTGTTAATGCCTTCATAACTTTTGATGTTGATTTTATCGAATTTGGTTACACGACGAATCAGCCAATCAGGTAGAGAAAAGGTAATTAGTCACGAACTATAGGGGCAATTATGGAATGCCGTCCTCGCACCACCATTCCATCCTCCGGCGGTCTGTATAGAGTCAGAGACCCTTCAGCAGATGACCTAGCAAAGGCACAAGGCACGAACACCCTATCATACTTCATACATATATTCTGATGACATTTACAGCTGAATCTCTTCAAGTGAGAAGCTGTTGCCAATGAAGTCGCGCGCGAAATTTGCCCTCCCTTTATTGCTCGCTTTGAGTTTACTGCGACACCGTTGGAGTCGGCCCCTCAAGCATTCAGGAGAGACCCGGGCCACCCTCAGTGGCACCACAGCGCCTTCCATGATGTCCGTAATAGCGTTCGATCCGACGTTCGTCGCATGCTCCACACCCGAGCCGAGGTGCTTGATTTGTGTACTCCTTGTCCTCAATAATGAATAATCCAAGACTTTTTAAAGAATTTGTGAAGCACGATTGCTCTagattttttgcttttgaatgctatgaaaaacaattttccgATTGTTAATTCTGCAATCGTTGTGCAGGTTCCTTTTCAGGTACCGTTGGAAGTGAATGTGGTGCTGATCGGGTTTAATGAAGATGGAGGCTATAGGTACACGGTAGATGCGCACAAATTGGAGGAGTTACTGAGGGTCAGCTTCCCAAATCACAGACCGTCATGCTTGGAGACTGGCGAGCCCCTGGACATTGAGCATCACGTTGTCTACAATGTTTTTCCGGTAAGcttttttcctttcccttttctttttctggccGGCGGCGAAGTAGTCTTGTATTGACTACTATAATTTGGCGTACAATATTGAGTTTATTTTATCCTCAATAGCGTGGTGACTGGTGAATGCATGGCTTTGAAATAGTTGTTGTGTTATGTGTCTATCCACATAACAGGCTGGGCAGccagaattgatagcacttgaGAAGGCACTGAAGGAGGCTA of Tripterygium wilfordii isolate XIE 37 chromosome 13, ASM1340144v1, whole genome shotgun sequence contains these proteins:
- the LOC120011982 gene encoding uncharacterized protein LOC120011982 isoform X3 → METPPAEELLRKIEDLEAAHAHLQDEMSKFKVSDANRWEQHKQQQQQRQRSHSMSPQRSGPRRRGGGIEVDSIAGWKKNSASFRHSSPLQRESRGSHDTVNDVNNASDGGANRGGGGNSGPSAVNFTDRQYLNILQSMGQSVHIFDLTGRIIYWNRTAEHLYGYSAAEALGQDAIYLLIDPQDFSVANNIVHRVSMGESWTGQFPVKNKRGERFMAVATNTPFYDDDATLVGIICVSSDSRPFQEMKVGFSGGRNLETDSSFSQPRNLVTSTLGLDPQQPLQVSIASKITNLASKVSNKVKSKIRTGNNVMDLEGGSGGSHQSDHGFSDTALSDHREDANSSGASTPRGDVHPSPFGVFSHVDEKTPVKPSGVSGDEGDGKPAIHKIITSKAEEWIGKKVSWPWKGNERDGQDARITRFAWPWLHNDQENESMNDTSPSFGVKLETQLNENNRPTNNEASGSWTSSANVNSTSSVSSCGSTSSSAVNKVDTDTDCLDCEILWEDLTIGEQIGQGSCGTVYHGLWYGSDVAIKVFSKQEYSDDVIHSFRQEVSLMKRLRHPNVLLFMAAVTSPQRLCIVTEFLPRGSLFRLLQRSTSKLDWRRRVHMALDVVSTQLARGMNYLHHCNPPIIHRDLKSSNLLVDRNWTVKVGDFGLSRLKHETYLTTKTGRGTPQWMAPEVLRNEPSDEKSDVYSYGVILWELATEKIPWDSLNPMQVIGAVGFMNQRLEIPKDVDPLWASIIESCWHSDAHCRPTFQEILEKLKDLQRQYAIQIQAARSIAGDSTQKER
- the LOC120011982 gene encoding uncharacterized protein LOC120011982 isoform X1 — encoded protein: METPPAEELLRKIEDLEAAHAHLQDEMSKFKVSDANRWEQHKQQQQQRQRSHSMSPQRSGPRRRGGGIEVDSIAGWKKNSASFRHSSPLQRESRGSHDTVNDVNNASDGGANRGGGGNSGPSAVNFTDRQYLNILQSMGQSVHIFDLTGRIIYWNRTAEHLYGYSAAEALGQDAIYLLIDPQDFSVANNIVHRVSMGESWTGQFPVKNKRGERFMAVATNTPFYDDDATLVGIICVSSDSRPFQEMKVGFSGGRNLETDSSFSQPRNLVTSTLGLDPQQPLQVSIASKITNLASKVSNKVKSKIRTGNNVMDLEGGSGGSHQSDHGFSDTALSDHREDANSSGASTPRGDVHPSPFGVFSHVDEKTPVKPSGVSGDEGDGKPAIHKIITSKAEEWIGKKVSWPWKGNERDGQDARITRFAWPWLHNDQENESMNDTSPSFGVKLETQLNENNRPTNNEASGSWTSSANVNSTSSVSSCGSTSSSAVNKVDTDTDCLDCEILWEDLTIGEQIGQGSCGTVYHGLWYGSDVAIKVFSKQEYSDDVIHSFRQEVSLMKRLRHPNVLLFMAAVTSPQRLCIVTEFLPRGSLFRLLQRSTSKLDWRRRVHMALDVVSTQLARGMNYLHHCNPPIIHRDLKSSNLLVDRNWTVKFSAAQVGDFGLSRLKHETYLTTKTGRGTPQWMAPEVLRNEPSDEKSDVYSYGVILWELATEKIPWDSLNPMQVIGAVGFMNQRLEIPKDVDPLWASIIESCWHSDAHCRPTFQEILEKLKDLQRQYAIQIQAARSIAGDSTQKER
- the LOC120011982 gene encoding uncharacterized protein LOC120011982 isoform X2, which translates into the protein METPPAEELLRKIEDLEAAHAHLQDEMSKFKVSDANRWEQHKQQQQQRQRSHSMSPQRSGPRRRGGGIEVDSIAGWKKNSASFRHSSPLQRESRGSHDTVNDVNNASDGGANRGGGGNSGPSAVNFTDRQYLNILQSMGQSVHIFDLTGRIIYWNRTAEHLYGYSAAEALGQDAIYLLIDPQDFSVANNIVHRVSMGESWTGQFPVKNKRGERFMAVATNTPFYDDDATLVGIICVSSDSRPFQEMKVGFSGGRNLETDSSFSQPRNLVTSTLGLDPQQPLQVSIASKITNLASKVSNKVKSKIRTGNNVMDLEGGSGGSHQSDHGFSDTALSDHREDANSSGASTPRGDVHPSPFGVFSHVDEKTPVKPSGVSGDEGDGKPAIHKIITSKAEEWIGKKVSWPWKGNERDGQDARITRFAWPWLHNDQENESMNDTSPSFGVKLETQLNENNRPTNNEASGSWTSSANVNSTSSVSSCGSTSSSAVNKVDTDTDCLDCEILWEDLTIGEQIGQGSCGTVYHGLWYGSDVAIKVFSKQEYSDDVIHSFRQEVSLMKRLRHPNVLLFMAAVTSPQRLCIVTEFLPRGSLFRLLQRSTSKLDWRRRVHMALDVARGMNYLHHCNPPIIHRDLKSSNLLVDRNWTVKFSAAQVGDFGLSRLKHETYLTTKTGRGTPQWMAPEVLRNEPSDEKSDVYSYGVILWELATEKIPWDSLNPMQVIGAVGFMNQRLEIPKDVDPLWASIIESCWHSDAHCRPTFQEILEKLKDLQRQYAIQIQAARSIAGDSTQKER